GAAAACGATAGCGTTCTGCCTGATGCTGAAAATTAATATAGGAAGCGAAATCAGTTCCCGAAAAAGCCATAGAAATATGTTTTATTGCTGTGTATGGGTTGAGTATAGCAGAGAACCTTTCGATAGCATTTTGACTTTTATATGTAGACAATAAATTATTTAAATGCTGATTGTAAATTGAAGCACTGATTTTTTCACTTTGACTCATAATAAAACCTCCATAGTTAAAAGGTAATTGGTCTACAGATTCAACATTATTTGCCAGGAGTACAGAATCTTTAATAGCTTTATAATGAATATCATCTGGATTGTGACTATCCCCTTCTTTTATCAAGTCATTTTCTACAATAGATTCGAATTCTATTTTCGAAGGAGTAGGGTAAAGGTAATGTCCAAAAGCTTGAAGTGTTTTAGGAAGTATGATGATAAAGAAGAGCCAGATTCCTAAGAGTTTTATCAAAGAATCTTTAGCAGTTTTACTCATTGCAGAAATTAGAATAGTAATACTACTAATAATACCAAAAAACAGTACATAACTCAATATCAATATAAAATATCTTAGTAATTCAGAAGATGTTATCGGATTGCCTTCTGCCAAAAACATGAATAACAGAGTAATTATAATTACAGGAATAAAGAAAAACATGGCTAGACTCATTAATCCAAGAGATTTACCAAAAAATATTTCTGACCAGGTTGCCCCTTGATTAATCATTATTTTTAAGGTGTTATTTTCCCGTTCACCAGCTAAAGCTCCAAATCCTAAATAAAAAATAAGCAATGGAAAAATGATTTTTAACAACATAGCCAAACTTACTTCTCCAAAGCGAAGCAAGCCTGTAGAAAGGCTTGCTTCAGAGAAATTTATTGTATTTTGTTTATGAGCTTCTAAAAAAACGGCATTCCCCGTATAATTTTCCATTCCAAAATCAAACAGACTTAGTTTGTGTTTTAGGCGAAAAGCAAAGGATCCGTAGTGCGCCATACGATGTGGGTGCTTATCTGGGTTACTCTCCCAGCTATGCCTGGCTTCTTCCTGATAAAAATTACGAATACGGTTTTGAGTATTGTAATTATCCCACCCACTATAAGCAGCAAATGCAATTAAAACAATCACCAAAACCATAGTAATATGCAGTACTTTGGATCTAAAGGTGGTTTGCCATAATTGTTTGGCGAATAATATGATTACTGACCTTCTCATAGATTTAAAATTTATAAGTTGTTGTAAGCGTTATATTTCTAGGAGCTCCAGGAAACAAACGTGTATATGTTTGTGCACCCAACCAATATGTTTCATCGAATAAATTACCCACATTTACAGCTACCTGTAGATTACTTTTTGTAGGAGTATAATACAGTGCTGCATCAAAAATGGTAAAGGCAGGTACTTCAAAATCACGTGTAAACCAAGGTACTTTACTTCCTTGATGTTGTACGCCAAACCCAATACCCAAATCTCTTAATATAGACCCATTGTCGAAGTTATAACGAGTCCATAGATTTGCGCTATGTTTTGGTACGTTTTCTTTTCTGGCACCCTCCAAAGTGACATCGGCATCGGTTACGATAATTGCATCGATATAACTGTAAGAAGCATTTATTTGCCAATTGGGTAGTAAGTATCCTGCCATATCCCATTCAAATCCTCTACTACGGTCGGCTCCACGTTGCACCAATAAATCAGGCTGCGTAGGGTCATTGGCGCTCATTAGAATGTTTTTCTGATTAATTTCGTAGATAGCCATGTTCATTGTTATCTTTTTATTAAACAAATCAGCTTTCATCCCTATTTCTTTTAAATCAGAAGTCAAAGGTTTGAACCGTGAAGCCGATTCATCAGCCCAAAAAAACTGACCTGTACTTGGGAGTAAGGTTACAGTATTGGATTGCGGTTGGAAACCTTCTAGATAAGTACCATACACGTTAATATTATCATTTATGGCATAAGTAATACCTATTCTGGGAAGAAGTCTTTGGTTTGTGAAAGAAGATTCATTAGCTGCTTTATAATGAGTTATATCTTCGAACCACTCATTTCTTAAACTCAATAATAGAGAGAATTTGTTCCATTTCAACTGCTCCTGGATGTATACAGCATTACTCATGGTTAATGCAGAAGGAACTGCGATACGCGAATTGATGGTATAATCTTGAATATTTTGTATCGTGTATGATGGGTTTGCTAAGTCAAAATGATTGACATTGGGTTTGGGCAATGTATTCCCCCCAATAGTAATGGTTTGATAATCTGATGCATTTGCTGGTTCAAAAGACCTGGTGACACTACCATCATTTAATAAATACCCTCGTGCTGAGTTTTGACCACCTCCTTTAAGTTTTTTCCAGTAGTGCAAATCATACCCAACCAATAATTTGTGATCTATTGATCCTGTTTTGAAATCAAAATTGAAATAACTGTTCACATTATCAATGCTCCAAAACTGCTTTCGTTGTACAAATCGCATAGCGACCAAACTGGGAATAGGCTCGTTTGTAATATCTACAGCAAATGTATTTGTAGTACGATGCTCCTGTAAATCTTCGGTCCAGGTTTGTTTCATATAAGAGGTATTAAAAGTAATATTAGGACTGAATTTATGAGAAAGGTTCCCCATAATAATTACTTCCTTAGATTTGAAGAAATCGCTGGAAGCTCCTAAATTAAGACTTATCGGTGT
The sequence above is a segment of the Aquimarina spinulae genome. Coding sequences within it:
- a CDS encoding ABC transporter permease, which produces MRRSVIILFAKQLWQTTFRSKVLHITMVLVIVLIAFAAYSGWDNYNTQNRIRNFYQEEARHSWESNPDKHPHRMAHYGSFAFRLKHKLSLFDFGMENYTGNAVFLEAHKQNTINFSEASLSTGLLRFGEVSLAMLLKIIFPLLIFYLGFGALAGERENNTLKIMINQGATWSEIFFGKSLGLMSLAMFFFIPVIIITLLFMFLAEGNPITSSELLRYFILILSYVLFFGIISSITILISAMSKTAKDSLIKLLGIWLFFIIILPKTLQAFGHYLYPTPSKIEFESIVENDLIKEGDSHNPDDIHYKAIKDSVLLANNVESVDQLPFNYGGFIMSQSEKISASIYNQHLNNLLSTYKSQNAIERFSAILNPYTAIKHISMAFSGTDFASYINFQHQAERYRFQLAQEMNSLQMKFIPNKKTDTPSIIDKSHWEAFPDFKYDHLPVFSILKNEALSIFSLILWSILSVIIIKKISKKTKVL
- a CDS encoding TonB-dependent receptor, whose product is MKKEVLIILFAIICQQSFSQINIKGKIIDEKQNIIPGATISFDIEEKKEGTISNENGEFNFILQETGTYEVKISYVGFYAITKAYDFLENKEYDLGTITLKEDVLQLQTVEVVGRTKRDYNSDYSFSATKMAIANKELPQAIASVTKELIADRQAFHLADAVKVVSGVSPSSFYNQYNIRGISQNEEGQIINGMRTRQYYFLQPLTSNIERVEVIKGPASATFASVDPGGSINMVTKKPLSVDRKEVSLSVGSFSTMRGTLDFTGPLNESKTLLYRINGAYQTAQSYRDLVSNKSILLSPSFSYIPNEKTAINAEFIFNNMNGNLDRGQPIFGAVAGQTNLNSTPISLNLGASSDFFKSKEVIIMGNLSHKFSPNITFNTSYMKQTWTEDLQEHRTTNTFAVDITNEPIPSLVAMRFVQRKQFWSIDNVNSYFNFDFKTGSIDHKLLVGYDLHYWKKLKGGGQNSARGYLLNDGSVTRSFEPANASDYQTITIGGNTLPKPNVNHFDLANPSYTIQNIQDYTINSRIAVPSALTMSNAVYIQEQLKWNKFSLLLSLRNEWFEDITHYKAANESSFTNQRLLPRIGITYAINDNINVYGTYLEGFQPQSNTVTLLPSTGQFFWADESASRFKPLTSDLKEIGMKADLFNKKITMNMAIYEINQKNILMSANDPTQPDLLVQRGADRSRGFEWDMAGYLLPNWQINASYSYIDAIIVTDADVTLEGARKENVPKHSANLWTRYNFDNGSILRDLGIGFGVQHQGSKVPWFTRDFEVPAFTIFDAALYYTPTKSNLQVAVNVGNLFDETYWLGAQTYTRLFPGAPRNITLTTTYKF